The Chitinophagales bacterium genomic sequence CAAAATCAAGAAATATTATTTTTTATTTCAGATGATGATTATACTTCGCTAGAAGCACTCAATCACTCAATTAACTCATTACAAAAAAACAATTACAATAAAAATATTACTATTCTTAATTTTCCATGGGATATTTTTTCGTACAATCACCAAGCCATTCATAATGATATTGAATTAATGCAACTACAACCAAATGCAGATGCTTTATCAACTACTAATAATATTGCAGGACACAATAATATTTATGTTGGAGAAAATGTACAAGCAGATTTTAGTACCATTAATGCTACCAAAGGAAAAGTTTTTATAGGCAATCATGCAACCATTATGGAAGGCAGTTTAATTCGTGGCAGTTTTGCTTTATGTCATGATGCAACACTAAAAATGGGTGCTAAAATTTACGAAGCCACTACCATTGGACCACATTGCAAAGTTGGCGGAGAAATTAGCAACAGTGTAATTTTTGGTTATAGCAACAAAGCACACGATGGTTACTTAGGCAATAGTGTGCTTGCAGAATGGTGCAACTTAGGTGCAGATACCAACAACTCTAACTTAAAAAACAACTATAGCAAAGTAAAAGCATATAGCTATACAAGTAATAATTACATCAATACCAATTTACAATTTTGCGGATTGATTATGGCAGACCATAGCAAAGCAGCTATTAACACTGCATTTAATACAGGAACCGTTGTAGGTGTATTTGCAAACATTTTTGACGCTGGACTAACACCAAAACACATTCCTAATTTTGCTTGGGGAAATAGTGCTAAGTTTGAATTAAACAAAGCCATAGAAGTAGCGACCAAAGTAATGCAACGAAGAAATATTGATTTATCCAACATAGAACATAAAATAATAGAATATTTATATAATATTTAGTTATTCGTTATTAAACCACTTGTTATTAGGTCAATATAATTATTAACCTAAGTTCGGTTTTAAAAACACCCAAAAATATTATAAGTGCTTGATTTATATTGTACTCGTTGCATATCTTAGTAACTTAATAAGTGCCTAGCACTTCAACCTTAATAGAAAATTCATAAAATACAGCGTAGTTGTATCAGCTTTAATATCTGTTTAAATCTAAATTATTGATAAACAGTATTTTACAATAACTTTTAAACCGAACTCAGATTATTAGTTATCGTCATTACAAATTTTGTGAAGCATGAACAAAAATGTGACAATCTATATTGGTATAATATAGCTTCGTAAACTCAATATGACGGTTGAAAGTAAGAGATAGCGTCGTCCTACTTCCTCGCTAGAACAAAATGTATTAGTACTAAATAATGAATAGAATCAGAGTTAAAGTAATCGTAATTATCATTTTCTAACAAATGCATTCATTTATATCTAAAAATGGTTATCTTTGCCAACCAAATTTATTGGTGTTCTTTAAAATATAAATGGACTCGTAGCATAACTGGATAGTGCACTAGATTACGGCTCTAGAGGTTGGGGGTTCGACTCCCTCCGAGTTCATTTTTTTTATTTTTTCATACCACTAGATAAATTCAGCAATTAAAATATTATTAAATGAGTTGAAAATCATACGAAATTATTTTTTTTTCGTATCTTCGCACTCCGAAAAATAGGTAAATTATGTACGCAGTTGTAGAAATAGGTGGTCATCAATACAAAGTAGCAACAAAAAAAGAGTTGTATGTGTATAACTTAGGTGGCAACGCTGGAGATAAAGTTGTTTTTGATAAAGTATTGATGCTGTCATCTGATGCTGGAGTTCAAGTAGGAACACCAACTGTAAGTGGTGCAGCAATTAGTGCTACTATACAAGAACATCTTAAAGATGATAAAGTAATCGTTTTCAAGAAAAAAAGAAGAAAAGGATATAAAGTAAAAAATGGTTTCCGTCAGTCTTTAACTAAAATAGTGGTAGATAGCATTGCTACAGATGGAAGTATTAAAAGCGAAGCTAAACCAGCTAAAAAAGCTACTCCAAAAGTAGAAAA encodes the following:
- a CDS encoding glucose-1-phosphate thymidylyltransferase, coding for MQFQNIVLFDAHQWQQMLPLSFMRSVADCRIGILTIKEKYEHYFKQDIGILTQNYLQAKYKLEEKSSTTIYINSAIVPNLDYLQQLETIQKNIVYVNQNQEILFFISDDDYTSLEALNHSINSLQKNNYNKNITILNFPWDIFSYNHQAIHNDIELMQLQPNADALSTTNNIAGHNNIYVGENVQADFSTINATKGKVFIGNHATIMEGSLIRGSFALCHDATLKMGAKIYEATTIGPHCKVGGEISNSVIFGYSNKAHDGYLGNSVLAEWCNLGADTNNSNLKNNYSKVKAYSYTSNNYINTNLQFCGLIMADHSKAAINTAFNTGTVVGVFANIFDAGLTPKHIPNFAWGNSAKFELNKAIEVATKVMQRRNIDLSNIEHKIIEYLYNI
- the rplU gene encoding 50S ribosomal protein L21, whose product is MYAVVEIGGHQYKVATKKELYVYNLGGNAGDKVVFDKVLMLSSDAGVQVGTPTVSGAAISATIQEHLKDDKVIVFKKKRRKGYKVKNGFRQSLTKIVVDSIATDGSIKSEAKPAKKATPKVEKKTEEAVVAKAEAPKKSTKKADSGDDLTKIEGIGPKIAGLFVDAGIDSFAKLATADVEQLKAILEEAGSRYKMHDPTTWPQQADLAANGKWDELKVLQDELNGGRPE